In one window of Borrelia anserina Es DNA:
- a CDS encoding MBL fold metallo-hydrolase, producing MFGIFLGTGASSGVPMLNCDCRVCSLNFGKNKRLRSAFFINSCGMNLLIDTGPDIRTQLLREKIVKLDLILYTHEHYDHIMGLDDIKFYTRTVPLPIYARESTMQHIKNAFPHNFSSKVSISGKANIIPNLVMDLQQIFFRGIKIMPIPLLHGDIISLGYRIDNLAYLTDVKSIPEISYNYLKGLDVLVIDALRVKPHPGHLNFDDAIIEVKKINPKIAYFTHIAHDIMHEEFDYLKRDNIYLAYDGLKIHV from the coding sequence ATGTTTGGAATCTTTTTAGGAACCGGTGCATCAAGTGGTGTTCCTATGTTGAATTGCGATTGTAGAGTATGTAGTTTAAACTTTGGTAAAAACAAAAGACTTAGAAGTGCATTTTTCATCAATTCATGTGGAATGAACTTATTAATTGATACAGGTCCTGATATCAGGACACAGCTTTTAAGAGAAAAGATCGTTAAGTTAGATTTGATACTCTATACTCATGAGCACTATGATCATATTATGGGTCTTGATGATATTAAGTTTTATACAAGGACTGTTCCTTTACCTATTTATGCTAGAGAGAGTACGATGCAGCATATTAAAAATGCCTTCCCGCATAATTTTTCATCAAAAGTGTCTATAAGTGGAAAAGCAAACATTATTCCTAATTTGGTAATGGATTTACAACAAATTTTTTTTAGAGGAATAAAGATAATGCCAATTCCTTTATTACATGGGGATATCATTAGTTTAGGGTATAGAATAGATAATCTAGCATACCTTACTGATGTTAAATCTATTCCTGAAATTTCTTACAACTATTTAAAAGGATTAGATGTACTAGTAATAGATGCTTTAAGGGTTAAACCTCATCCTGGTCATCTAAATTTTGATGATGCTATTATTGAGGTTAAAAAAATAAATCCTAAAATTGCTTATTTTACACATATTGCACATGATATAATGCATGAAGAATTTGATTATCTAAAGCGAGATAATATTTATTTGGCTTATGATGGTTTGAAGATACATGTTTAA
- the xth gene encoding exodeoxyribonuclease III, whose product MNLISWNVNGIRAVLGKGFLEFVKKYNPDILCLQETKACKEQLPKELIDIEGYYSYFAESVVKGYSGVGLYSKIKPVKLENMNVEVFDREGRCLIAHYHDFILINAYFPNSQALRKRLTYKLEFLMALESIANSFVDSGKNLVICGDFNIAHMEIDLSNPKTSRESAGFYIEETTWMDNFLNGGYVDTFRMFNKEPGNYTWWDYRTRARERNIGWRIDYFVVNEVFKFEVKDALILREVLGSDHCPVFLELR is encoded by the coding sequence GTGAATTTAATTTCTTGGAATGTCAATGGAATAAGGGCTGTTCTTGGTAAAGGTTTTCTTGAGTTTGTTAAAAAGTATAATCCAGATATTTTGTGTCTTCAGGAAACTAAGGCTTGCAAAGAACAGTTACCAAAAGAGCTTATAGATATTGAAGGATATTATTCATATTTTGCAGAGTCTGTAGTAAAGGGTTATAGTGGGGTTGGTCTTTATTCAAAGATTAAGCCTGTTAAATTAGAGAATATGAATGTGGAAGTGTTTGATAGGGAAGGAAGATGTCTTATTGCTCATTACCATGATTTTATTCTTATTAATGCGTATTTTCCTAATTCTCAGGCTTTAAGAAAAAGACTTACTTATAAGCTTGAATTTTTAATGGCTCTTGAGTCTATTGCAAATTCATTTGTAGATTCTGGAAAAAACCTTGTAATTTGTGGTGATTTTAATATTGCGCATATGGAGATTGATTTATCTAATCCTAAAACCAGCAGAGAATCTGCTGGTTTTTACATTGAAGAAACTACTTGGATGGATAATTTTTTAAATGGGGGTTATGTGGATACCTTCAGAATGTTTAATAAGGAGCCGGGTAATTATACTTGGTGGGATTATAGAACAAGGGCAAGGGAACGTAATATAGGTTGGAGGATTGATTATTTTGTTGTTAATGAAGTCTTTAAATTTGAAGTAAAAGATGCTTTAATTTTAAGGGAAGTATTGGGTAGCGATCATTGTCCTGTTTTTTTAGAGTTGAGATAG
- a CDS encoding M16 family metallopeptidase encodes MKYKYINEYVNSMNVLKFISLILAFLILSCLPVSLEIDKNLVSGQLENGLRYYIYGNQVPSKAVYMGILFNVGSLNEEENERGLAHYLEHMAFKGTKDYPGGENILEVLKKFGMEFGADINAYTSFDKTYYRLDLPDGGNESEIDEALNLLKNWAFQIEFDEVAIDRERNIILEEKKLRENYLGRLREKMFRIVLKNSKYEVRSPIGLEERILSFKSADFKKFYKKWYRPDLTSVIIVGDIDPYKIEKKVKERFSSFAKPVGDPEKIKINLNTVIDEEFVSIEDFETPFPSMSFVVKKEIEEKYNFATISEVKRLVEETLLDDLFINRFYELKTSGTNYFMSFNKSNSHFASDDNNYILLNEISFNINPKHFKEAVEGFFYEIERIKRFGFTKGEVDKIKSKLISYYRLSKDNINKRHSSSIVDILVDVASGGSQMFDMNEYFDIAIDHLNKISLRAISDLARSEASLNNMSIIYFYSKKSHPNLTLEEVKELRNLALDKEIKPYNDILIQGEFFEKSLESKNIVDEKELSDGISYFMLENGVEVYFKNNERQKNVVNFRASSWGGLLSENAELVPVLSLAPRVVSNSGYGDYSKLQVDKYLSDKVVSLIPTVGDQMSSIGGSADVKDLETLFKLIYFTFNEPKIDDVILQSMIEDVKAVIKSRQNDSKHLFYSAINRFYNNDDYRLRDIEYSDLKNVSKELLLDFYKKRFTYANNFKFIFVGDVNLETIKSLSGKYLGNLSSKNLDEFRDLDYSYKRNIDRIIIRKGEDSSSTVCILYPFKFNYTPENVLNYEALASLLTEGLVKTIRRKLSSVYSIGAAFDCLLRKHSDSDGFISISFMVEPKVLDNVLMAVHEYILEKQKIGVVDEDFDYIKRNIIKNNNIGSESNGYWLSKILSSVLWYDAFKDTFSVKFIENSLKKDIINTLFKGINFGQKTEIVLIPEKSS; translated from the coding sequence ATGAAATATAAATATATTAATGAATATGTTAATAGTATGAATGTATTAAAGTTTATCTCTTTAATTTTAGCCTTTCTTATTTTATCTTGTTTGCCTGTTAGTTTAGAGATTGATAAAAACTTAGTAAGTGGTCAACTTGAGAATGGGCTTAGATATTATATTTATGGCAATCAAGTTCCAAGTAAGGCTGTTTACATGGGAATTTTGTTTAATGTTGGATCTTTAAATGAAGAGGAAAATGAACGAGGTTTAGCGCATTATCTTGAGCATATGGCTTTTAAGGGTACAAAGGATTATCCTGGTGGTGAAAATATTTTGGAAGTTCTTAAAAAATTTGGAATGGAATTTGGAGCTGATATTAATGCTTATACTAGTTTTGATAAAACTTATTATCGTCTTGATTTGCCGGATGGTGGTAATGAGTCAGAGATTGATGAGGCTTTGAATTTATTAAAGAACTGGGCTTTCCAAATCGAATTTGATGAAGTAGCAATAGATAGAGAACGTAATATCATTCTTGAAGAGAAAAAGCTTCGAGAAAATTATTTAGGTCGATTGAGAGAAAAAATGTTTAGGATTGTTTTGAAGAATAGTAAATATGAGGTCAGATCCCCTATTGGACTTGAAGAGAGAATTTTATCTTTTAAGTCAGCAGACTTTAAGAAATTTTATAAAAAATGGTATAGACCAGATCTTACTAGTGTCATTATTGTGGGAGATATTGATCCTTATAAAATTGAAAAGAAAGTCAAAGAACGATTTTCATCTTTTGCTAAACCAGTAGGTGATCCTGAAAAAATTAAAATAAATTTGAATACAGTCATTGATGAAGAATTTGTAAGTATAGAGGATTTTGAGACTCCATTTCCTAGTATGAGTTTTGTTGTTAAAAAAGAAATTGAGGAGAAATATAATTTTGCTACTATTAGTGAAGTTAAAAGATTGGTTGAGGAAACTTTATTAGACGATCTTTTTATAAATAGATTTTATGAATTAAAAACCTCTGGGACAAATTATTTTATGTCATTTAATAAATCTAATTCACATTTTGCATCAGATGATAATAATTATATTTTGCTTAATGAAATTTCCTTTAATATTAATCCGAAGCATTTTAAAGAAGCTGTTGAGGGGTTCTTCTATGAAATTGAGAGAATCAAGAGGTTTGGTTTTACAAAGGGCGAGGTTGATAAGATTAAGTCTAAGCTTATTAGTTATTATAGGCTTAGTAAGGATAATATCAATAAACGACATTCATCTAGTATTGTGGACATTTTAGTAGATGTTGCTTCTGGGGGCTCTCAGATGTTTGATATGAATGAGTACTTTGATATTGCTATTGATCATCTAAATAAAATTAGCTTAAGAGCAATATCAGATTTGGCTAGGAGTGAGGCATCCTTAAATAATATGAGCATTATTTATTTTTATTCTAAGAAGTCTCATCCCAACTTGACTCTTGAAGAGGTAAAAGAATTACGTAACCTTGCTTTGGATAAAGAAATTAAGCCTTATAATGATATATTAATTCAGGGAGAATTCTTTGAAAAGTCTCTGGAAAGTAAAAATATTGTTGACGAGAAAGAATTATCTGATGGAATTTCATACTTTATGTTAGAGAATGGCGTTGAAGTTTACTTTAAAAATAATGAGCGTCAGAAAAATGTAGTCAATTTTAGAGCATCTTCTTGGGGTGGTTTGTTGAGTGAGAATGCTGAACTTGTGCCTGTTTTGTCTTTGGCACCAAGAGTAGTTTCTAATTCAGGGTATGGAGATTATTCTAAGCTTCAAGTTGATAAATATTTATCAGATAAGGTTGTAAGTTTGATCCCAACAGTTGGTGATCAAATGTCAAGTATTGGTGGTAGTGCTGATGTTAAGGACCTTGAAACTCTTTTTAAGCTTATATACTTTACATTTAATGAGCCAAAGATAGATGATGTTATTTTGCAAAGTATGATTGAGGATGTAAAAGCAGTAATTAAGAGTAGGCAAAATGATTCTAAGCATCTCTTTTATAGTGCTATTAATCGATTTTATAACAATGATGACTATCGTTTGAGAGATATTGAATACTCTGATTTAAAAAATGTGTCGAAGGAGCTCCTTTTGGATTTCTATAAAAAGAGATTTACTTATGCAAACAACTTCAAGTTTATCTTTGTGGGAGATGTTAACTTAGAGACAATAAAAAGTCTTTCAGGTAAGTATTTGGGTAATTTAAGTTCTAAAAATTTGGATGAGTTTAGGGATTTGGATTATTCTTATAAGAGAAATATAGATAGGATAATTATAAGGAAGGGTGAGGATTCAAGTAGTACTGTGTGTATTTTGTATCCTTTTAAGTTCAATTATACACCTGAGAATGTTTTGAATTATGAAGCTTTGGCATCGCTATTAACAGAAGGTCTTGTTAAAACCATTAGAAGGAAGCTTTCTAGTGTTTATTCAATAGGAGCAGCTTTTGATTGTTTACTTAGAAAACATTCTGATTCAGATGGTTTTATAAGTATATCTTTTATGGTTGAGCCTAAGGTGCTGGATAATGTTTTAATGGCTGTTCATGAGTATATCTTAGAAAAACAGAAAATAGGTGTCGTGGACGAGGATTTTGATTATATTAAGAGAAATATTATTAAAAATAATAATATTGGTTCTGAAAGTAATGGATATTGGCTTTCAAAAATATTAAGTTCAGTTCTCTGGTATGATGCTTTTAAAGACACTTTTAGTGTTAAATTTATCGAAAATAGTTTAAAGAAAGATATCATAAATACCTTGTTTAAGGGCATTAATTTTGGTCAAAAGACAGAGATTGTGTTGATTCCAGAAAAGAGCAGTTGA